The sequence CAAAGGAGCAAAAAGCACCCAGTGCCTAGTGACTTGTAAGATGAAAGATGGACGTGAGCGTTTCGGCTACTACCGCGAAATACGTTACGGCAAATCAAAATGGTATTGTCGCATATATCTTGGTTGGAAGCTTATGGATATATGTGGGATGAATGAAGAGAACAAAAGCACATATCTTGAAGCAGACGATAAGAAGGTGCTTAAAAGTGTTTGGTGTGTAAATCCGTTTAAAAGGGTGCAAGGGAGCAATAATGCTAAGTCCTAGTTTATATCTTAGTGGTTTTTTGCTGCTTACCACTTTGTTTCTTGGATACAGGTATCAAAGCTTAGATAATGAGCTGAGTGTCACAAAGGAGAGATTGAGTGCTAGCGATAAGATGAACCAAAATCTAAAAGATGAGATAAACGAGCAAGATAGGCTCATCTCTCTTAAGCTTGATACTATAGAAAAGGTCAGCAGACAAAAGCAAATAATAGAGATAAAGGCAAATAAAGTCAAAGAAAGGGTGCAAAATGAGGACAAAAAGGATATGTCTAATGCTCTTGACATCAGTGTTTCTTATGTGCTTGACGGGTTGCGCAAGCAAGGAAGTAACAAATAAATATGACAAGATACCAAGCTACTTGCTTGAAGCCCCTATGATAGCAGATAGAAATGTAACAAATCAAAGCGATGCTGGAGTGCTACTAATAGATGTTTATAGTGGTTATAAGTCTTGTGTAGAACAACTAGGGGCTATAAAAGACTATGAAGAAAAAAGAGATAGACAATAAAAAAATAAGGGTGCATAAATGGAAGCGATCATAAAAAAGACTAAAGCCTTTTGGCTAAATAAGATGGCTATATTTGAAATAATTTTGTCCGTGATAATAATGCTCATCTTTACTTATAAATTTTAAAAAAAGAGGCGGATAATGGACGATCTTATAAACAAAGTAGGCATTTATTTTTGGGTTGTAGTTGTCGGCTTTTTGGGTGGAGCGCTAGGGTCTATAAACAACAAAGAACAAGCCATAAATAGAGGGCGTAAAATAGTAAATTTTATAGTTGGCACTATTAGCTCAGGATTTATTTGCTGGATATTCTTTGAAATAACATCATTTTTTACAAATAATAATGATCGCTTTAGTCTTGCAGTAGGCGGCTTTTTTGCATGGCGTGGCACAGCTTGGATATGTACGATCGTTGATAAAGCGATCGATAAAAAAATAGAGAGCTTTGAGGGCGGTGGCTATGATGATTTTTCTACAAAACCGCCTAAAGATTTAAATTTTTAAAGGATAAAAAAATGAAAAACTTTACTAACGCATTTTATACATTAATGAGCCTAGAATTTAACAGCCCTAAAAACGCACTACACAAAAACCCAAACGAAAAAGGCTTAACCTTTATGGGTATTTATGAAGCTGCTCACCCAAGTTGGCAAGGCTGGGGGCAAGTTAGGGCGGCAATCAACGCATACGGCGATCTTGAAAAGGCTAGCGTTGCCCTATATAATGATGACGCCTTAGTTGAGCTTGTAGGCAAATTTTACAAGGCTAACTACTGGGACGTGATGAGGCTTGACGAGATAAATAGTTACCAAAAGCAGGTGGAAATGTTTATATTTGGTGTAAATGCTGGGTGCAAAAACGCTATTAAAGCAGCCCAAAAGGTTGTAGGCGTTACAATGGACGGCATTTTAGGTGCTAATACCCTAGCCGCGATAAATGCGTATAATGAAGTGAGCTTTGATAAAGACTACGACCGAGCAGAAATAGCATATTATCGAGCTATTATGTCAGCTAATCCGACTTTGGCTAGATATGAAAGAGGCTGGATCAATAGAGCCGAAAAAGTATAGAAAATATCTTTTTTGCTGACCTTTTAGCTGACTAATATTTTTAAAATGGCGTCTATTACGCAGTAAGAGTTGATTTTTCAAATCCCTCTCTACCCGCCATAAAACTATCTATAACTTAAAGTCTACTGACCTTTATTTTTATTGCTTAAAACATTGGCACTAAGCAAAAGACTACTTTTTTAAAACTTACTAAAATCTTGCCAATTATCTTTTACTTTTGTCATAGTTAGGCATATAACTAGCATCAAATTTGCTCCATTCTAGAAGAAATTTTAACTATAAAATTCTATTTGCCTTATCGACAGCTACGAACGCCCAGTGCATAAATTCTTGCTTTGGTTTGTATTTGCCGCTGTTAAAATACTCCGCTAGCCGCGCCTCCTCCGTTTCGCTTAGCTCGCCGCCAAGCCCCCAGCGCGTCTTTTGTATGAGCTCCTGCGCGCTCGCGGGTATAGGGCTTAGACTTAGCGGCGATGATGGCAAGATAAGGGGCAAATTTAATCTAAATGAGCCAAAGCTAAACGTTACTAAGCTTACAGAGCTTCCATTTATCGAGGCGGTTTTGGATGAGAATTTTAAAGAGCTCGCAAAAGATGAGATGATAAATTTAGATGGCGCTTTAAAGACTATATTTTGGCATCACAAGGCAACTTTACTCGTGCAAAAAGACAAAAATGGTGAGTTTAGAAATTTAAATATAAAAGAGCTTCGGGAATTTTGATGATGCAAAATTTCAATGAGAAAAATGAGTTTAAATACGGCAAATTTAACTACAAAAAAGCTCATCAAATAGCCCAAAACTGCACTAAATTTAAGCTAGATAGCGACGAAGAGGAGACGAGCTGTGGGGACGAGAGAAGCTGCTATGACTGCGCGTTTAGGCGCTGGAGTAAAGATAGCTTCATCTGCATGGCACAAGCTAGCAAAGACTGAGCTAGCCCTACGCAACCATTTTTTTATCTTTAAGTTTTCCACCGCGTTTGTACTTTAGTTCGCCGCAAAATCTCTTGCCAAATTTTGCCTCGATAATAAGAACTAGCACAAAAAATATCTTTTCGTCATTCATTCGCGCGATCTGGCGTAGAGTTTGGCTAGCGTCATTAAATTTAACTCCATTTTTACGTAAAGTTTCGCAAAAAATAGCCTTGTCAAAGCCCAACATTTGCGAAATTTCAGTTATGCTGTATGGCTCGAGCGAGGCGATAATTCGGTCCATGTTGCAAATGCTTGGATTTTTACTGCGTGTTAGCACATCCATTGTTTCATTCATTAGCTTTACTAGCTTTTTTCTACGATTTATAACGTGAAGTGTTGCGGCAAGCAATATTAAAAAACCTACGATTTTATGGGCATTTAGTAAGTACTCATTATATTCACCAAATGCAAAATTTACACCAGAGAATGCGAGCATGCAAAGCCCTAAAATAAGAACTAAAACAAGACAGAATTTATAAATAACCTCTACTTTAAACATGACACTCATCCTAAATATATTTTTCTAATTATACACTTTAGGAGTTAAAATTTATCACCAGCTTATTTAGCTGGTGATTTAATTAAATTAAAAATTGTAGTTAAAGCTGAGATTAAATGTGCGTGGATCGCCATAAACCATCATATTTTTGCCGATACCCTCGTAGTATTTTTTGTTAAAGAGATTATCGATATTTAGCTGTACATCAAAGTTTTTAGCAAATTTATAACCAAGCATTAAATTAGCTAAAGTGTAGCCTTTTTGTGTGATTTCATCCGCGCCTTTGCCAGTATAAATTTTGCTCTTATACATAGCTCCAGCCCCTACTCTAAAGTCTCTGATCTCATACTTTGCAAATAAATTTGCCGTGCTTCTTGATGAGTCGGTGGCGTATTTCTCGCCATTAGCATCTTTTGCGTTAAAGTGCGTTGCACCAAAGCTTAGGCTTAAGTTTTTAGTGATCTCGCCGTTTAGGTCTAGCTCGACACCCTTGCTTGTGACGCCTTTGCCAGCTTCATATATATCGGCATTTGTCGCTGGATTTTTCCTGCCAGTCTTTATGCCAAGCTTATCTTGCACGATCTTAAAGATGCCAAGACTTGCTTGAAGTGCCCCGTCAAAATACTCGCCTTTAATGCCCACTTCATAGTCCTTGCCTTGGATCGGATCAAGATACTTGTCATTTGCGCCCTTTACGTTTTGAGGTTTAAATATGCTCGTGTAGCTAGCATATAGAGTGTGGTTTGCTCCGATGTCGTAAGTGATGCCAAGATATGGCGTGATCTCATTTGTGAAATTTCTATTATCTTTGCCGCCCTCGATCTCGTATTTGTAGTAGCTCACCCTAGCACCTAGTAGAAATTTAAGATCATCGGTGATTGATAGTTTATTTGCCGCGTAAAATGCCTTTTGTATCGTTTTGTCTTTATTGTTTTGATCTTCGTAAGGTAGCTTTGGATCATCAAGGTGCAGGTTTTTAAAATCAATCCTACTTCTAGCCGTATAAGCAAGCCCTGCTGGCGTGGTCTTTTGCAACCAGTAGCTACTTACCTTATCGCTACTTTTTTTATAGTTGTTATACATCGCACCAAAGACAAACTCATGAGATAAATTTGCTACCTCGTAAGGGATATTTGCGTATGCATCGACGTTGTGGATGTTCTCCTCTCTTTTGTTTGCATAAACGCTAAGGTCACTCATATTGCCAGTGCCGTCTAAATTTACCGCTCCGCCGTAGTAGAGTAGATTTGAGTCAGTGTTTGCCCGTCTAAATGAGTAGCTTAAATTTAAGCTCGCTTCATTTTCAAAGTAGTGCTTAAAATCAGCGTAAAAATCAAGCGTTTTTATGTCCCATCTAGTCCAAGGCTGAGAGAAAATTTCATTTTTACTAAAATTTGTCCTAGAGCCATCTGCGTAAAAAGCTGGCATGCCACCCCATCTAACCCCGTGGCGTCTTAGCTCTTGATAAAACGCGCCAAGGCTAAGCCACGAGTTATCGCCTATGTCGCTATCGACTACGCCGTAAATCGCACTATTTTTGCGGTTGTAATAATTCATATAAGAGTGCGACTTCTCATGCATGAAAGAAAGCCTGGCTCTAACGCTTCCGCTCTCATTTACCGGCGTTTGCACATCGCCATTTACGCCGTATCTATCGTATGAGCCAGCACTTACGCCAAAATTTCCTTTTAGCTCCTTTGAGTCTGCCCTTTTTCTTATGAAATTTAAGCTTGCAGCCGGATTGCCAGCGCCTGCAAGTAGGCCATTTGCCCCTTTGACCACCTCAACTCTTTCATAAGGCAGCAAGCTCATATCATTTGCGCCAAGACTAAAGCCACCAAAGCTAGGCATCGAATCAAGCAAGTAATAATCTATCTTAAAGCCACGAGCCGTCGGATATACGCGCTCGTCCCATTTGTTTAGCGTAACGCCTGGGACATTTCTAAGAAGCACTTGATAGTCCTTGATGCCTTGATCTTTTAGCCTAGCTTCTGTTAGCACGGTTAGTGATTGTGGCGTTTGACGAGAGGTTAAATTTAGCCTTGTTGTGCTTTTTACAAGCTCTTTTGCAAAGTAGTTTGCATCATCTCTTCTCTCGCTTTCTACAACATCAATTGCTTCTAAAATTTTATCGCTTTGGCTAGCAAAAATTTGAGGTTGCATCAAATTTAATGCAACCAAACTAATTAAAAATTTTTTCATTTTTTCTCCTTTTAAAATTTCTTTTAATCCACAAATAAAGCCCTGAAATGCTCAAAATAAGCGGTGAAATGCCGACTAAAAACCAGATAAATTTTGTGATTTGGTTGTAGTTACCAAAGTGCGATTTTCTAAATGCTGAGAGAATTTCTTCGCTTAGATTTGCATTTTTTATGTCCAAAATGCTTACTAATTCGCCGTTATTTTTATCGTAAGTTAATATGCTTGAATATTCGTTATGCAAGAAATTTTGATCTTTTACATAGCCAAAAAGGCGTATGTTTGCTCCTTGCATAAAAGGCAGTGAGATGAAGTGTGGTTCAAAGCCAGCAAGATCATTTTTTGAGCGGGCTACCAGCTCATCAAGAGATAGGCTTTTGTTATAAATTTTTGTATCTATAACGAAGTCATTTTTAAACTCTGGCATGCGTGCCATTTGAAATTCCCACCAAACACCACTTACGCAAATGAGCAGTAAAATAGGCGTAGAAAAAATTCCTATCATTTTATGAATGTCGCTCATAAAAATATTTAGCCTATTTACACGAAGCCTAAGTAGTGTCAGCCAGAATTTTCTATAAATCACAAAACCACTTATGCAGATAAAAAACGTAAAAATAGCGGTTAAAGTAAGGATAACGTGACCAATTTTCCCAAGAAATAGCGACTCATGAAACTCGGTTAAAACTCCAAAAAATCCCTCATCATGTGCGAGTGGCTCGCTCTTTATCTTACCGCTAAAAGCGTCAAAATAGATAAATTTCCACTCTTTTTGGCTGTCATTGTGCTCAATTAACCAAATTTTGTCGCATTTTTTAGGGTCGGCATCGATGTTGATGCCGACCATCTCGTAGCCGTCAAGCTCGCTTGCGATGATCTCTCTTTGCTCATCAAAGCTGATCCTTTTGCTTAAATTTTCTTTGTTTAAATTTACATTTACGACATTTGGGGCAAGAAGGCTGTTTATCTCATTTTATAAACCAAAATAGCACCGCTAAAACAAACTACTGCAAGTGGAATGAAAAATAATATAGATAAATAAGTGTGCAATTTATAAAAAAATTTTTGATTTAGAAATTTCACCTTGTTTTAAAGCCTTTTAGTAGTAGGTTTTGATAATGGCTTGCAATCTTACACAAAATTTACTTTGATAATATTTAAAACTATTATCAATTATGATTTCAAAAAAGAAAAATTTTTATAGAATGTAAGTTGAAAAAAATAAATAGATTTGATTTTTAAAAGAATAAACAACTCCTCTTTGTGTATACGAAAAGCCAGAAAAGGGGGAAGCAAAGACTTATCAGTTACAAAAAGGAGGGTCCATTTAGGACGATGAAATAGTATTATTTAAGCATAAATTTTAATAAAATTTTTAGTTAATAAAAAAGAAATTCCAAGTAATACTAAAGTAAATTTAACTTTAAAGAAGCTACATTTAAGAAATTTCTTTTAATTAGTGCAAGTACAAAATTAAAATAGCTAATTTTTAGGCACAAGCTCTAATACATTGCAAGCTCGTTTACTGCCCATATTGCAAGCTCTATCAAGAGCGTTTGCAGAAAGATCAAAGCTTTGCTCAGTGCCATTTCCTTGAAGATACTTTGTCGCTAGCTCGTAGCAAGCCTCACTACCACCATCATCACAGAGCGATCTAAATATCTCAAAAGATTTTTGCGTATCTTTTTCTATGCCAAGACCACGCCCTAGCATATCTGCATAGATAAAGCAAGAAATTTTATCTTTATTTTCACACTCACTTGAAAGCTTTTTTGTAAAATTCTCGCAAGCTTTAGCGTTACTTTTATTAATGCACTCTTGCACATTTATATCCCAGTTTGCATTCAAAGATAGAAGTGTAAATGCTAAAAACAAAATAGATTTTTTCATAAATTTCCTTGGAAGAAGTTAGCTCCCTTTGGGGGAAAGGGAGCTATTACAAAAAGGAGGTTTCTTGTTGGACAAGTGAAATAATACAAGTTTCGTCTAAATTTAAAACCAACTTTTCTTTAACAAAAAACAATCTCAAACCAAATCTTTTTTGCTAAAGGCAAAATAGCCACAAACTAGCAAAATAATGCCTAGTAAAAGTGGATAAATAATCGCATAAGCTACAAATGTTGCCTTTGGAAAGGTGCTTAAAATAAAATAAGATGCAGTACCGATAACTGCTAAATTTGGATCAAAAAGACTAAGTGCTGCTATCCTGAAAAGCTCTATCGGATTTAGTATAGCAATAGCGTAAATAACGTACTCATCAACCGAGCTTCGCATAAGAAGTCCAATTAATGCTAGATCAATAAAAGCAAGCATTATAAGCCAAAGTAAAAACACCACGCCTTGGCCTGTCTCTTGATTTTTAATCACGCTTGAGATAAAAAATCCAAGCGATAAAAAAATGATACTTAAGCTAAAAAGTAGCCCAAAATAAAGTGTTAATACACTCCAAGGTATTGCAACACCTTTTATAAAACCAACAATAACACAAAGCAAAAGAGCAAACAAAAGTGGAACAAAAACAACAAATGTACGGCCCAGCGCCTTGCCAAAGTAATACTCTCTAAGGCTTAGTGGGAAGCTAAGGATGTATTCAAGCAAATTTGTATCTCTATCTTGATTTATGCTTCTTACGGTTGAGATGAGAATAAAAATAGGCACAATGATGACACAAATTTGAATAAACAAAAGCAGTGCTCTAGTAAGCCCAGAAAAGCCGAGCACACGTGAGTCAGTCACGCCGCTAAATAAAAATCCTATCATCAAAGCAGAAAAAAGCGCAGCATATATCACAAACCATCTTGAGCGAAAAGACTCTTTTACATCAAGCTTTGCTATTAAAAAAAGATTATTCACTCTTGCTCCTTAAATTTTCTTCTTTGATGATCTTGCCAAGATCCATATAGACGCATCTATCTAATAAATTTGCTATCTCATCGATACGGTGTGAAATAAAAACAAGTGTTTTGTTTTGCGTGAAGTTGTCAAGTAAATTTTTAAAAGAAAGCCTTGCTTTTACATCAAGATTTGCCGTTGGCTCATCAAACATCAAAATTTCACTATCCTTAGCAAATGCGATGGCTATTAACATCTTTTGTTTCATTCCGCCAGAGAGCTTATAAAATGGCTTATTTAAATTTGCATGCAGATCAAGCTCTAAAAGCTTGCTAAATTTCTGAATCTCTTCAAATTTTACATTTGAACTTTTGCAAACAAACTCACAAAGCTCACGTAGATTAAATTTAAGCGGTGGTGGGGTTTGTGGCACAAATGAGATAAATTTCAAAGCCCCTTTTCTATCTTTTAGAGTGTTTACGCCATTTATTGCGATGCTTCCGCTATTTGGGATAAACTCACCTAAAATGATACGCATGAGCGAGCTTTTGCCAGCTCCATTTTGTCCAAGTATTGCTATTTTTTCACCAGATTTTACATTTAGGCTAACATTATCAAGTATCCTTTGCGAGCCAAAAATTTTAGTTACTTCTTTTATATCTATCAAAAATTTTCCTTATATTAGTTTTTTAAAGCCGTTGTCAAATTTCAGTGCATCTTGATGACACACATCAATACACCTACCACAAAGCGTACAATCAGCACCAGCTATCCTAAAGATATTTTTATTCTTGTCAAGTTTTGCTCCTTTTTTTGTCATAAAAAGTACGTGAGGCACTAGACAAACATCAGTGCAAACTAAGCAGTGATCACACTTCTCTTTATCCCAGCTAACTTTTATAGCATTTGGTTTAGCTAGCACTGAGTAAGTAGCTCCAATAGGACAGACATACCTACACCAAGCTCTACGTGAGAAGAAAATTTCAACCATAAGCATAGCCACAACGAACCAAATAGCATGAAAATAGCCATAGATAATAAATCTTGAAAAAATCCCAACAACATTAAAAATTTCAAATGTAAGGCTTGCACTAGCAAAGCTAAGAGTTAAAAATAAAATGGTAAAAACATATCGCCACTTTGTGTCAAACACTCGTGGTTTCACTATCTTTTTAGCACGCAAATTTTCATGGATCTTCTCAGCTACTTCACTTATTAACGAATAAGGACAGATCCAAGAGCAAAAGCCTCTACCACCAAAAATGATATAAAAGGCCAAGATACTAAGTGAGCCAATTATTAAATTTACATGGATTTCATGCGTCGCCAGAAAAACTTGCAGGCTCATAAAAGCATCCGCTAAGTGAAAGCCAAATATCCTTGAGGCACTGATGTCGCCTTCTAAAATTTGTATATCAACTCTATATGAAAGCACAAATAAAAGATGAACTAGAATAATGCTAAATATGCGCCAAAAACGTATACTAGGACGCTTCTTGCCATCTTTTGTAGTTGTGATTAATGTGCTTAGAAAGCTTACATTTCTAATCGTCGCACGAGTGTTATATTTGTCCATTTTTACTTTTTAAATTTAGAAATTTCATCTGCAAGGCTTTCAAGCTCACTATCACTAACATTTGTGAGTAGCCCCTTCATAAGCGAGTTTTGCACCTTGCCAGCTTTATAATCAGCCAGCTTTTTAAGCAATTCATCCTTACTTAGATGCGTTATATCAGGAGCTACGACGCCTTTTGCATTTGCACCATGACACGGGGCACAAGTTGTCAGATACTGCTTGCTAACGCCTTCATTGTGCACTTTAGCCACACTTAGACTTAGCTCTTTTACCTTTTTTAGCTCATCTTCGCTAGCAAATTCTTCACTAGACTTTGACTGCTCTTTTGTAAAATTTTGCTCTACTTTTGGCTGAGCATTAGTTGCTACTTTTTCCTTTTTAGGCGGAGTCTGGCTTAACATAAACACCATGATACCGCAAATTGCTACTGCTAAAATAATGGTTATAATCTTTCCTACTTTCATTATTTGCTCCTAAATTGTGTATTAAAATCACTGATTTCTTTAGCTAAATTTCTGATTTCACTATCATCCATTTTTTTAACAAGGTCTCGCATTAAAACATTGACTTTTTCTTTATTTTTATAAGCATTTATCATTGTATAAATTTCATTTTCACTTTTTGTTAAGAGTGATGGCCCGATGATGCCATTTGCATAATCATCGTGACAAGCTGAGCATTTTGTAATGAAAATTTTGCTAAGTCTGCCCTTTATAAGTCTTAAATTTATAGTTTGAAGAGGGGTTCTTACCATCGCTAAAGCACCGATTTGACGGCTTACGTTATTATCTTCAAGTCCAAATTTTACGCTCTTTTCGCCGTGCATATCGTATTTTATGAAGTCATTTTGTTTATTTGTACTTTGATTATTTTCTTTTTTTTCAACCTTTATGCTAGCGCTCGTGGCTACATTTATTGGTTGCTCGCTAGCTGCTTTTTGCGCTTTGTCATCGCTCTTTTCACAGCCGACAAATAGCAAAGCAGCAGCCACTAAAGACGTTATTAATCTCATTCTTTCTCCTTATAAATTTCATCATAACTCATTTTTGGGGCAATATTTATAATTTTTACAGGGCAAACCTCAGCACACACCCCACACCCAACGCAGCCATGCTTTATGAGTGGTAAATTTGCTTCACTCATTACTATTGCACTATCGCCAACTGGGCAAATGCTGGCGCAAAGGTCACAAATTTGACCGATTTTGCCTTTTATCTTATCTTTTTCTGCCTCTTCCCTATCATTATAAACTTTGCGAACAAGCAAATCTTCAACGCTATCTTCGCTTAGCTTTTCTCTTTTTAGGCACATACAGGCATTTGCATTACTCAAGACAGCAACGCCCATTTTCACATCATCAACAACTTTTGTAGCATGATCTAACGCACCACTTGGACAGGCGAGCACACATGGGAAAAGATCACATAAATAGCAACCTCTCTTTTTAGGATCGATGTATGCTGTACCATTTGAATATCCATCTTTTATATCAAGCAAACTTATACTGTGATAAGGGCATACCTGCACACACTGACCACATTTAACACAAAGATCATCAAAGTCATCAACCGCACCTGGTGGTCTAAGATAGAGTTTATCGCCGCTACTTTTTGGTAAAATTTTACCTATGCCATATCCTGCGGCAGCTGCGACTGAGCCTAAAATTATAAATTTTCTTCTATCCACGTTTTGCCCTTAATGCGTTAAAATTTGAAGCATCAAGTGGTTTTATCCTTGGCGTACTATCTTCAAGTAGCTTTACTGGCTCAGAAAATGGTGCGAGTTTGGCTAAAAAATTTAAGATACTAAAGACACTTGAGCCATAGAAAAACTGCAAATTCGGATAATACTGCCAAAGCTGATCGGCATACGATAGATGCATAAACGGCGTATCGCCATAGCCATCTTTATCTCTATCAAAACTCTCATACTCATCATAATAATTTTTGCTCCACCGATTTAATGCCATTTTATCGCCTGGAGTATCGTTCGCAACGATATCCATATTACCTATAAAATCATTATTTTCAAAGATACTTGTCCCCTGAGTAGCGTGAAAATATACGCCAACTACGTTGTGTAAAATTTTATTGCCTAAGAAATTTATCGTTGAGCCTGGCTGAAACGGCGAGTTATCAAGCAAAATTCCTCTCGCATTATAGATAAGTGTATTATTTTCGATAGTAAAATTTGAAACATCTTTTAGACCAATACCAATACCAAAAGCGCCGTCACTATCCATAACAAGATTATTTTTTATATTTGAGCCAGCTGAATACATAAAAAACATTCCGACTGCATTGCCGATAAAATCATTGTTTTCGACTAAATTTTGATTCGCATACATAAAGTGAAGCGAGTATCTACCGCGGATCGCTTTATTTTTTAAAAATTTATTGTGACTTGCATACCATGCAACCATATCGCGGCTATCATAAATATAATTGCCTTCTATTAAATTTTCATGGCTATACCAGAGTCTAACAGCATCACCTCTAAAACCAAGACTGGCCCCTTTTTTAGAAGTGATGTTATTTTCAGTGATCTTTGAGCTACTGCACTCTTTAAAATCAACCCCAAAAAGCACGTCACTCAAGTCATTTTGCGTAACCACGACATTATTTGCTTTATCACAGCCAATGCCAGCATCAAGCTCACCAAGGTCATTTCCGCTACCACTTATCTTTAAATTTCTAAGCGTAACATTTGAGGCAATAATCTTTACAACCGTGCCTTTACCATTTCCTTTTATGTGAGCATTTTTGCCCTCGCCAACGATACTAAGCGGCTTATTTATAGTTATACTTCCTTCATAGATGCCGTCTCCTAGCTTTATAACATCGCCAGGACTAGCGTTATTTATTACATCTTGAAGTATATTTGCAAAGCTAAAAATAGGCAAGAAAGCAAGGGCAAAATTGAAAATTTTACGCATTTAGCTCTTTTTTCTTTGAAAATACTGCAAGTATGCAAAATACGCTCATAGCGATCATAACCCAAAATCCAATACTTGGATAAGAGTGCGTTGTAAATTGTGCAACGCTACCATCGCCTAGAACTGTTGGCATAAATGGTTTAATCTTAAATGCGCCCCACTCTTGCATATTGTGTCCATACCAGTAAAGCCATCCTGCAAATGCACTCATAAATAGCACAGGCGCGATAATCGTTGGAACCATAAGAAGCGAGTTAAATTTGCCATTGTAATACAAAAAAGCAAGCATACAAAGCGTTGAAATAAGCAAATAATAAGGTGCTATCGCTCGCTCTAAATTTCCGCCATGCTCCATAGGATACATACCAATGTAGTGATTTATCGTATTCATCTCATGCACGTCGCCACTATATCCATCTACGTGAAAATATACAGGAATTCCATCAGGAAAGGCTGATTTTGGATAATTTGGAGCTTCAAGAGAGACGTACCAGATAGGAAAAGATGGCGTACCAATCTCTGCTTTTTGTTCGATCATCTTATGAAGATCGCTTGCTACATCTTTTGGTAAAAGGTGATTTTTATACTGAAATGAGCTAAAAAGATTATAGATGCCGTAGGTATAAGATGGTAGTTTATCGCCATCAGCTATACGCTCTTTTGCTCCGTGCCAACCAAGAACAGGCAAAGTAAAACAAACAGTCATTAAGACAAGTGCAACAATGGTATAAATTTTATATTTACTCATGATCTCTCCTTTAAA comes from Campylobacter concisus and encodes:
- a CDS encoding ABC transporter ATP-binding protein; this translates as MIDIKEVTKIFGSQRILDNVSLNVKSGEKIAILGQNGAGKSSLMRIILGEFIPNSGSIAINGVNTLKDRKGALKFISFVPQTPPPLKFNLRELCEFVCKSSNVKFEEIQKFSKLLELDLHANLNKPFYKLSGGMKQKMLIAIAFAKDSEILMFDEPTANLDVKARLSFKNLLDNFTQNKTLVFISHRIDEIANLLDRCVYMDLGKIIKEENLRSKSE
- a CDS encoding NapH/MauN family ferredoxin-type protein, producing the protein MDKYNTRATIRNVSFLSTLITTTKDGKKRPSIRFWRIFSIILVHLLFVLSYRVDIQILEGDISASRIFGFHLADAFMSLQVFLATHEIHVNLIIGSLSILAFYIIFGGRGFCSWICPYSLISEVAEKIHENLRAKKIVKPRVFDTKWRYVFTILFLTLSFASASLTFEIFNVVGIFSRFIIYGYFHAIWFVVAMLMVEIFFSRRAWCRYVCPIGATYSVLAKPNAIKVSWDKEKCDHCLVCTDVCLVPHVLFMTKKGAKLDKNKNIFRIAGADCTLCGRCIDVCHQDALKFDNGFKKLI
- a CDS encoding c-type cytochrome, which produces MKVGKIITIILAVAICGIMVFMLSQTPPKKEKVATNAQPKVEQNFTKEQSKSSEEFASEDELKKVKELSLSVAKVHNEGVSKQYLTTCAPCHGANAKGVVAPDITHLSKDELLKKLADYKAGKVQNSLMKGLLTNVSDSELESLADEISKFKK
- a CDS encoding c-type cytochrome; its protein translation is MRLITSLVAAALLFVGCEKSDDKAQKAASEQPINVATSASIKVEKKENNQSTNKQNDFIKYDMHGEKSVKFGLEDNNVSRQIGALAMVRTPLQTINLRLIKGRLSKIFITKCSACHDDYANGIIGPSLLTKSENEIYTMINAYKNKEKVNVLMRDLVKKMDDSEIRNLAKEISDFNTQFRSK
- a CDS encoding 4Fe-4S dicluster domain-containing protein; this encodes MDRRKFIILGSVAAAAGYGIGKILPKSSGDKLYLRPPGAVDDFDDLCVKCGQCVQVCPYHSISLLDIKDGYSNGTAYIDPKKRGCYLCDLFPCVLACPSGALDHATKVVDDVKMGVAVLSNANACMCLKREKLSEDSVEDLLVRKVYNDREEAEKDKIKGKIGQICDLCASICPVGDSAIVMSEANLPLIKHGCVGCGVCAEVCPVKIINIAPKMSYDEIYKEKE
- the nosD gene encoding nitrous oxide reductase family maturation protein NosD, producing MRKIFNFALAFLPIFSFANILQDVINNASPGDVIKLGDGIYEGSITINKPLSIVGEGKNAHIKGNGKGTVVKIIASNVTLRNLKISGSGNDLGELDAGIGCDKANNVVVTQNDLSDVLFGVDFKECSSSKITENNITSKKGASLGFRGDAVRLWYSHENLIEGNYIYDSRDMVAWYASHNKFLKNKAIRGRYSLHFMYANQNLVENNDFIGNAVGMFFMYSAGSNIKNNLVMDSDGAFGIGIGLKDVSNFTIENNTLIYNARGILLDNSPFQPGSTINFLGNKILHNVVGVYFHATQGTSIFENNDFIGNMDIVANDTPGDKMALNRWSKNYYDEYESFDRDKDGYGDTPFMHLSYADQLWQYYPNLQFFYGSSVFSILNFLAKLAPFSEPVKLLEDSTPRIKPLDASNFNALRAKRG
- a CDS encoding cytochrome C, which translates into the protein MSKYKIYTIVALVLMTVCFTLPVLGWHGAKERIADGDKLPSYTYGIYNLFSSFQYKNHLLPKDVASDLHKMIEQKAEIGTPSFPIWYVSLEAPNYPKSAFPDGIPVYFHVDGYSGDVHEMNTINHYIGMYPMEHGGNLERAIAPYYLLISTLCMLAFLYYNGKFNSLLMVPTIIAPVLFMSAFAGWLYWYGHNMQEWGAFKIKPFMPTVLGDGSVAQFTTHSYPSIGFWVMIAMSVFCILAVFSKKKELNA